A single Triticum dicoccoides isolate Atlit2015 ecotype Zavitan chromosome 2A, WEW_v2.0, whole genome shotgun sequence DNA region contains:
- the LOC119352937 gene encoding zealexin A1 synthase-like: protein MDTDQLPYGSFWLVAVATILMSLILRQVLGGKDTGAKLPPGPWNLPIIGSLHHLVGTKLPPHRAFLRLARRHGPLMLLRLGEVPRVIVSTPEAAMEVFKTSDLTFATRPSGPTLDIVSCGGKGFAFAPYGDHWRQMRKLCIMELLSARQVRRMDSIKQAEVTHLMESVATASSASSSAIIAIGKELARLTNNIISRAAFGGKCRQQEAYLRELAVLASLVGGFSLVELYPSSRLVRWLTGDSRDLRRSHARIQRILADIIQERKEKKQNNASATATATGTPTPTPKEDEDLLDVLLRLHEEDTLGFPLTSEIIGAVIFEIFGAATDTTASTLEWAMAELIRNPHVMARAKLELQQRLGHHRRSTITSADLGDLHYLRMVIKETLRLHPSVSLIHRAAMEDCQVMGYDVPRGTSVMINAFAVGTDPAHWGEDAAEFRPERFEEMSVEYYKQGPKMEYIPFGAGRRQCPGALFASTTMELVLANLLYHFDWAIPGGAGPETLDMGEVFGIVVQTRSSLRLQAVASCHLQDH from the exons ATGGATACTGACCAACTCCCTTACGGAAGCTTCTGGCTGGTGGCCGTAGCCACCATTCTTATGTCCTTGATTCTGAGGCAGGTTCTGGGTGGTAAGGACACCGGAGCCAAGCTTCCTCCAGGTCCATGGAACCTCCCCATCATTGGCAGTCTCCACCACCTCGTCGGCACAAAACTGCCGCCCCACCGCGCATTCCTCCGCCTGGCGCGCCGGCACGGCCCACTCATGCTGCTGAGGCTCGGCGAAGTGCCCAGGGTCATTGTGTCCACCCCCGAGGCGGCGATGGAGGTGTTCAAGACGAGTGACCTCACCTTCGCGACCCGCCCGAGCGGTCCCACGCTGGACATCGTCAGCTGCGGGGGCAAAGGCTTTGCCTTCGCGCCCTATGGCGACCACTGGCGGCAGATGCGCAAGCTCTGCATCATGGAGCTGCTCAGCGCACGGCAGGTGCGCCGGATGGACTCCATCAAGCAAGCCGAGGTCACACACCTCATGGAGTCGGTGGCTACCGCGTCTTCTGCCTCGTCATCCGCCATCATCGCCATTGGCAAGGAGCTGGCCAGGCTgacaaacaacatcatctccagggCGGCGTTTGGCGGCAAGTGTCGGCAGCAGGAGGCGTACCTCCGAGAGCTCGCCGTGTTGGCTTCGCTCGTGGGAGGGTTCAGCCTGGTGGAACTCTACCCATCGTCGCGGCTGGTGCGGTGGCTGACCGGCGACTCCCGCGACCTGCGGAGGAGCCACGCCCGGATACAACGAATCCTGGCAGATATCATCCAAGAGCGCAAGGAGAAGAAACAAAATAATGCCtcggctactgctactgctactggtaCTCCTACTCCTACACCTAAAGAGGACGAAGACCTGCTGGACGTGCTCCTTAGGCTGCACGAGGAAGACACTCTCGGTTTCCCTTTGACGTCAGAGATCATAGGGGCCGTCATCTTT GAAATATTTGGAGCTGCTACGGACACTACTGCTTCCACGCTAGAATGGGCTATGGCAGAACTCATCCGCAACCCACACGTAATGGCAAGGGCCAAACTCGAACTCCAGCAGAGGCTCGGACACCACCGCAGGTCCACCATCACCAGCGCAGACCTCGGCGACCTGCACTATCTTCGGATGGTCATCAAGGAGACGCTAAGGTTGCACCCCTCTGTGTCACTGATACACAGGGCGGCCATGGAGGATTGCCAAGTGATGGGCTACGACGTACCCAGGGGCACCTCCGTAATGATCAATGCCTTCGCTGTTGGCACGGACCCGGCACATTGGGGTGAGGATGCAGCAGAGTTCAGGCCGGAGAGGTTCGAGGAGATGAGCGTGGAGTACTACAAGCAAGGGCCAAAGATGGAGTACATCCCATTTGGAGCGGGCCGTCGGCAGTGCCCTGGAGCCCTGTTTGCGAGCACGACGATGGAGCTTGTGCTGGCAAACCTCCTGTACCACTTTGACTGGGCGATTCCGGGTGGGGCAGGCCCAGAGACGCTGGACATGGGCGAGGTGTTTGGGATCGTCGTGCAAACTAGGTCCAGCCTGCGCCTGCAGGCAGTAGCATCTTGTCATCTACAAGATCATTAG